A stretch of the Engraulis encrasicolus isolate BLACKSEA-1 chromosome 19, IST_EnEncr_1.0, whole genome shotgun sequence genome encodes the following:
- the LOC134435059 gene encoding procathepsin L-like gives MKLYIIAAACLAVVSCASISLEDLEFHAWKLKFGKVYQTVEEEAYRKDIWLSSRRRVLAHNILADQGIHTYRMGMNHLSDMTAEEYGHLLGDLTPLNVTIPPPEDPVMTLKPQADSPQPLPESMDWRKTNCVTNVKDQGYCGSCWAFSATGALESHICIKYRRLYSLSEQQLVDCSGKYGNKGCDGGYKDRAFQYVKDNGGIDYEVYYPYEARDSTCRFKSRYIGAYCRGYQRLAYNNERALQVALAKIGPVSVSVDASRDSFMRYSSGVYNDPACSSSKTDHAMLAVGYGTENGQEYWLVKNSWGVGWGEKGYIKMARNKRNQCCIACKPVYPLV, from the exons ATGAAGCTGTACATCATAGCAGCTGCCTGTCTGGCAGTGGTGAGCTGTGCCAGCATATCTCTGGAGGACCTGGAGTTCCATGCTTGGAAACTCAAGTTTG GCAAGGTCTACCAAACCGTTGAGGAGGAGGCGTATCGTAAAGACATCTGGCTGTCCAGCCGTCGCAGGGTCCTGGCCCACAACATCCTGGCTGATCAGGGCATCCACACCTACCGCATGGGCATGAACCACCTCTCAGACATG ACTGCAGAAGAATATGGCCATCTCCTGGGTGACCTGACTCCTCTCAATGTCACCATACCCCCTCCTGAGGACCCTGTGATGACCCTCAAGCCCCAAGCGGACTCCCCTCAACCGCTGCCTGAGTCTATGGACTGGAGGAAAACTAACTGTGTGACTAACGTTAAAGACCAAGGCTACTGTGGATCCTGCTGGGCCTTCAGTGCT ACAGGTGCACTGGAGTCCCATATCTGCATCAAATATCGTCGACTCTACTCTCTGAGTGAACAGCAGCTGGTGGACTGCAGTGGGAAGTATGGAAACAAGGGCTGCGATGGTGGGTACAAGGACAGAGCTTTCCAGTATGTGAAAGACAACGGAGGGATAGACTATGAAGTATACTATCCTTATGAGGCACGG GATTCAACCTGCCGTTTTAAATCTCGGTACATTGGTGCCTACTGCCGAGGATATCAACGGCTGGCCTACAACAATGAGCGTGCGTTGCAAGTGGCCCTGGCAAAGATCGGTCCAGTGTCTGTTTCTGTGGATGCCAGCCGTGACTCTTTCATGCGCTACTCATCTG GAGTGTACAATGATCCTGCATGTAGCAGCTCGAAGACAGATCATGCCATGCTGGCTGTGGGCTACGGCACTGAAAATGGCCAAGAGTACTGGCTGGTGAAGAACAG TTGGGGTGTTGGCTGGGGAGAGAAAGGCTACATCAAGATGGCCAGGAACAAGAGGAACCAGTGCTGCATCGCCTGCAAACCAGTTTAccctctagtctag
- the LOC134435062 gene encoding procathepsin L-like codes for MKWLIIAAACLAVGSCASISLEDLEFQAWKLKFAKSYNSFEEEAERKLVWLSSRRKVLSHNIQAEQGLQSYLMGMNQFSDMNNEEYQQAILLSSFNRSNAAITANAANGAPRKAAFYSQQQGAAVLPATVDWRQKGCVQRVKDQHQCGSCWAFAAIAVLESHTCIEHGYLPSLSEQQLLDCSRGYGNHGCHGGWEAAAFDYVRDNGGIDTDEAYPYEAKDAYCRFKPSGVGALCHGHVELPYGNEEALKETVAFVGPVAVAINAGRPSFQHYVSGIYNDPHCSKTITNHVVLIVGYGTEDGKDYWLVKNSWGAHWGDHGYLKMSRNQNNQCGVASYATYPQV; via the exons ATGAAGTGGTTGATCATAGCAGCTGCCTGTCTGGCAGTGGGCAGCTGTGCCAGCATCTCTCTGGAGGACCTGGAGTTCCAAGCATGGAAACTCAAGTTTG CAAAGTCCTACAACTCGTTTGAGGAGGAGGCTGAGAGGAAGCTGGTGTGGCTGTCTTCCCGCCGTAAAGTCCTGTCCCACAACATCCAGGCTGAGCAGGGCCTGCAGTCCTACCTCATGGGCATGAACCAGTTCTCAGACATG AACAACGAAGAATACCAACAGGCCATCCTATTGTCAAGCTTTAACCGCTCCAATGCAGCCATTACAGCCAATGCCGCCAATGGTGCACCCAGGAAGGCTGCGTTCTACTCCCAGCAGCAAGGGGCCGCTGTCTTGCCCGCCACTGTGGACTGGAGGCAGAAGGGGTGTGTGCAGAGAGTCAAAGACCAGCACCAGTGTGGATCCTGCTGGGCCTTTGCTGCT ATTGCCGTGTTGGAGTCCCACACCTGCATCGAGCACGGCTACCTGCCCTCGCTGAGTGAGCAGCAGCTTCTTGACTGTTCCCGTGGCTATGGTAACCATGGGTGCCATGGAGGCTGGGAGGCCGCAGCTTTCGACTACGTCAGGGATAACGGCGGGATAGACACTGATGAGGCCTACCCATATGAGGCAAAG GATGCCTACTGTCGCTTCAAGCCGTCGGGCGTTGGCGCCCTCTGCCATGGCCATGTGGAACTGCCGTACGGGAATGAGGAGGCTCTGAAGGAGACGGTGGCCTTCGTGGGGCCTGTGGCTGTGGCCATCAACGCGGGACGCCCCTCTTTCCAACACTACGTGTCCG GCATCTACAATGACCCCCACTGCAGCAAGACCATCACTAACCACGTGGTGCTGATAGTGGGCTATGGGACCGAGGACGGCAAAGACTATTGGCTGGTGAAGAACAG TTGGGGAGCGCACTGGGGAGATCACGGCTACCTGAAGATGTCCAGGAACCAGAACAACCAGTGTGGAGTTGCCTCCTACGCTACGTACCCACAGGTGTAA